One window of the Drosophila biarmipes strain raj3 unplaced genomic scaffold, RU_DBia_V1.1 ptg000013l, whole genome shotgun sequence genome contains the following:
- the LOC122818942 gene encoding uncharacterized protein LOC122818942, protein MPKILELQSPAEDHSLGLEVCVLVSQRSELEEYGLTATECEAAENLLVRQAQLESFPDEMRSAECGKNVSSSSKIRGLAPYMDEHGVLRVYGRVDAALCMPYSARRPVILSHRHSLTELIVRHFHAQMKHQNVDATIAQIRKRFWVTKMRRVLKEVISSCNECKLQRTRPMPPIMGLLPEDRLEAGGWAIHLELAHDLSTDSCIIAIRNFVCRRGPVYRLRSDNGKNFVGADREAKRFGDVFEMERIQSELSSRSIEWVFNCPSNLSEGGVWERMVQCVKRVLRHTVKEVAPRDRVLESFLIEAENVVNSRLLTHLPVDADQEAPLTPDDLLKGAANLPNTPGLDAELHKEGSTRKQWRIARMLRDRFWRRWVLKYLHTLVRRETSCRRTEPILQG, encoded by the exons ATGCCCA AAATTCTCGAGCTTCAGTCGCCTGCTGAGGATCACAGCCTGGGTCTTGAGGTTTGCGTGTTGGTGTCGCAGAGAAGCGAGCTCGAGGAGTATGGACTCACTGCAACGGAGTGTGAGGCTGCGGAGAACCTGTTAGTTAGACAGGCCCAATTGGAATCCTTTCCCGACGAGATGAGGTCGGCGGAATGCGGAAAAAACGTCTCCAGCTCGAGTAAGATTCGAGGTCTGGCGCCTTACATGGATGAACACGGAGTTCTGCGAGTTTATGGCAGAGTTGATGCCGCACTGTGCATGCCCTACAGTGCGAGGAGGCCCGTAATACTGTCACACAGGCACAGTCTTACGGAATTAATCGTGAGGCACTTTCACGCCCAGATGAAGCATCAGAACGTGGATGCGACGATTGCTCAGATAAGGAAGAGATTCTGGGTCACGAAGATGAGACGAGTGTTGAAGGAAGTAATCTCGTCATGCAACGAGTGCAAGCTGCAACGAACGCGGCCGATGCCGCCGATAATGGGACTCCTTCCAGAGGATCGACTGGAAGCGGGGGGATG GGCGATTCATCTGGAGCTGGCGCATGACCTGTCGACGGATTCCTGCATAATAGCGATCAGGAACTTCGTCTGCCGTAGAGGACCAGTATATAGACTGCGGAGTGATAACGGCAAGAACTTCGTGGGAGCTGACAGGGAGGCCAAGCGATTTGGAGACGTGTTCGAGATGGAGAGGATACAGAGTGAGTTGTCCAGCAGAAGCATTGAATGGGTTTTCAATTGCCCATCGAACCTGTCTGAGGGCGGAGTATGGGAGCGGATGGTGCAGTGCGTCAAACGAGTGCTGCGCCATACCGTGAAGGAAGTCGCGCCGAGGGATCGTGTGTTGGAGAGTTTCCTGATCGAGGCGGAGAATGTAGTCAACTCGCGTCTGCTCACCCACTTGCCGGTGGATGCGGACCAAGAGGCACCGTTGACGCCAGATGATCTGCTCAAGGGAGCAGCTAACCTGCCGAATACGCCGGGATTGGATGCGGAGCTGCACAAGGAGGGTTCTACGCGAAAGCAGTGGAGGATTGCTCGCATGCTGCGAGACCGTTTCTGGAGGAGGTGGGTCCTGAAGTACCTGCATACGCTTGTGCGCCGCGAGACGTCGTGCCGAAGAACGGAGCCCATCCTCCAGGGCTAA
- the LOC108035861 gene encoding uncharacterized protein LOC108035861 has product MASREPCDVVSMEISGAGKPFRHVLRNVYSVSNLSLPMQTLGRRDVQGVHKNARLPMKPYINVVPKLLIGLDHGHLGLPLRTRRFAKEGPYVAATELGWVVFGPVSGQSTTPSPRSCLLAVSMDDTMEQMVEDYFEMESFGVKLVPQVAGSDVARTQRILEDTTVKVGRRYQTGLLWRDDYAVLPRSYDMVHRRLINVERKLKRNGRLALEYDRIIKDYVSKGYARELQQDEDRDPAVYEMNVMTFGATCSPRAAHYVKTVNALKFRDSDPRVVNAIIDQHYVDDYVDSFATESEPISVSTRVKVIHAEAGFELCQFSSTSPIVEAALGPPGQVKSIGWGEAEQKILGMRWKVATDDFRFNMEYHRVPSSVLSGDRVPTKREYLSLPMRTMSIPRLELQAAVLGSRLMNTVKERNTGHQRDGVVDGLKDGAEMDRQHPPPVQAVCWQPSDGDFVVVEGFPVAMGTYS; this is encoded by the coding sequence ATGGCCAGCAGAGAGCCCTGCGACGTGGTAAGCATGGAGATAAGTGGAGCTGGGAAGCCCTTTCGCCACGTTTTGAGGAACGTGTACTCCGTTTCGAACCTGAGTCTGCCGATGCAGACGTTAGGTCGACGAGATGTCCAGGGCGTGCATAAAAATGCGCGCCTGCCGATGAAGCCCTACATCAATGTGGTGCCTAAGTTGCTCATCGGACTGGACCATGGACATTTGGGATTGCCACTTAGGACGCGGCGGTTTGCCAAAGAGGGACCGTACGTGGCCGCAACCGAACTTGGATGGGTTGTGTTTGGGCCAGTAAGTGGGCAATCGACTACGCCGTCACCTAGGTCCTGCCTTCTAGCCGTGTCAATGGATGATACCATGGAACAGATGGTGGAGGACTACTTCGAGATGGAAAGCTTTGGTGTGAAGCTCGTGCCACAGGTCGCAGGCAGCGATGTCGCGCGGACACAAAGGATCCTCGAAGACACCACGGTGAAAGTGGGGCGTCGCTACCAGACGGGATTACTCTGGAGGGACGACTACGCTGTGTTGCCACGGAGCTACGATATGGTGCACAGACGGCTGATCAATGTCGAGAGGAAGTTGAAGCGCAACGGACGGTTGGCGTTGGAATACGATCGTATCATCAAGGATTACGTATCCAAGGGATATGCGAGGGAGCTGCAGCAGGATGAGGATCGAGACCCGGCTGTGTACGAGATGAACGTAATGACGTTTGGAGCAACCTGCTCGCCGAGAGCTGCGCATTACGTAAAGACGGTAAATGCCCTGAAGTTTCGGGATTCAGATCCGAGGGTAGTCAACGCCATCATCGACCAGCACTACGTCGATGACTATGTGGACAGTTTCGCTACAGAGAGCGAACCTATCAGTGTATCTACCCGAGTGAAGGTGATACACGCGGAGGCTGGATTCGAATTATGCCAGTTTTCATCCACCTCACCCATTGTGGAAGCGGCGTTGGGACCACCTGGACAAGTCAAGAGCATCGGATGGGGTGAGGCTGAGCAGAAGATCCTTGGAATGCGCTGGAAGGTAGCCACGGACGACTTCAGATTCAACATGGAGTATCACCGAGTGCCAAGTAGCGTTCTAAGTGGAGATCGAGTCCCTACAAAGAGGGAGTATTTGAGCTTGCCGATGAGAACGATGTCGATCCCAAGGTTGGAGCTGCAGGCAGCGGTTCTTGGAAGCAGACTGATGAACACAGTCAAGGAGAGGAATACTGGACATCAGCGAGACGGTGTTGTGGACGGACTCAAAGACGGTGCTGAGATGGATCGGCAGCACCCACCGCCGGTACAAGCAGTTTGTTGGCAACCGAGTGACGGAGATTTTGTAGTCGTCGAAGGTTTCCCAGTGGCGATGGGTACCTACAGTTGA